The DNA sequence CTGCCAAGCCGTGGCCGTTCCAAGAATGGCGACGACCAACACGCCCGGGACCAGACGGATGAGCCAGGACAGAACGGTGAAATTTCGAAGATTGGAAAGCATGAAGACGGTGGGCATGTGGGCACGACCTTCAGGGACGAACTTGGGACCAGATCATTCCCCCGAGCATCAGGGCGCATCCCATGAGTGCTTGCGGGGTAAGGGTTTCGCCCAGGAGCATCCAGCCGGCCAATGCCGCGAAAACCGCCTCCAGGCTCAGGATGATGGCCGCCGGCGCGGGCCGGGCGTCACGCTGGGCCACGACCTGCAAGGTGTAGGCGACGCCGACGCTCATGAACCCGCCATAAAGGATGGGGACGATGCCTGCCCACAGACCGGCCAGGCTGATCGGTTCGAAAATGAGAGCCGCGATCAGGCTGATCAGGCTGCACGTGGCGAATTGCACGGCCGCCAGCTTGACCGCGTCCACGGCGGCGATGCCTTCGGTCAGACGGCCAACCAGAACGACGTGGACGCCCCAGAAAAAGGCGGACATCAGAACCAGAAGATCTCCTTTGCCAATGCTTAGGGTCTCGGTCACGCTCAAAAGATACATACCGACAATGGCCAAGCCGGCCCCGGCCCATGTGCCCAGGCCGTAGCGGTGACCGAGAAAAATGCCGATCAGGGGCAC is a window from the Deltaproteobacteria bacterium genome containing:
- a CDS encoding DMT family transporter; amino-acid sequence: MNNRVVRANILLLLTALIWGAAFVAQRLGMDHMGPLTFNGIRFALGSLALLPLIRHMSSRRATPAPQLTVVLRGGALMGCALFLGAWLQQFGLCYTTAGKAGFITGLYVVFVPLIGIFLGHRYGLGTWAGAGLAIVGMYLLSVTETLSIGKGDLLVLMSAFFWGVHVVLVGRLTEGIAAVDAVKLAAVQFATCSLISLIAALIFEPISLAGLWAGIVPILYGGFMSVGVAYTLQVVAQRDARPAPAAIILSLEAVFAALAGWMLLGETLTPQALMGCALMLGGMIWSQVRP